GCTGGGCCGTCGCCAGCGTTCCCTGCCAGAAGCCGCGACCGAGAAGGTGCTCCCTTCCTTCGACCGCGGGAGCCAGCTCCGCGTACGTTTCCGATCCTGCCAGGTAGGCCCACGCCCTGCCGATGTCCGGAAACACCGTGTCGATCTCGTCCACCGCGTGCCCGAGCGAGCGGAAGACCTCGACTCCTGCGTGCACTTCGCGCAGCACGTCGGCATCCACCCGCGCGTAGCCGAGGTCCTTGCTGAACGCGATGCGCAGCTTGCGCAGCGGTTCGTCGATCGCATCGCTGTAGGACACCCCGGGAGGCGGCAGCGAATTGGGATCGCTCGGGTGCGGGCCGGCAGTGACGTCGAGCATCAGCGCCGCGTCGCGGATCGAGCGGGTAAGCGGGCCGTAATGCAGGGTGTCGGCCCAGCGCAGCATGTTCATCGCCGAATCGCCGGTCGGCACGCGCCCGAACGACGGCTTCATGCCGAACGCGCCGACATAGCAGGCCGGGATCCGGATCGATCCGCCGCCGTCGGCGGCAGTCGCCATCGGCACCATGCGTGCGGCGATGGCCGCGCCGGAGCCGCCGCTGGACCCGCCGGGCGTGCGCTCGAGGTTCCACGGATTGCGCGTGACGCCGAACGGCAGGTTCTTCGTGTAGGCCGTGCAGCCGAATTCGGACGTGTTGGTCTTGCCGACCACGATGGCGCCCGCGGCGCGAAGCCGGGCAACCTGGACCGAATCCTCGGTCGCGACTCGGCCGACGAAAGCCGCCGAGCCGTGGGAGGTCGGCAGCCCGGCGACGTGCTCCAGGTCCTTGACGCCGAACGGCACTCCGGCCAGCGGCCCCGGCTGCACCCCGGCCAGCAGGCCTTTTTCCTGGATTCGCGCCTCCTCGAGCGCCCGTTGCGCACAGACGTGCGAGAAGGCGCCGATCGAAGGATTGGTCGCTTCGATGCGCGCGAGCGCCGCCGCGACGCTCTCGACGGGCGAGATCTCGCCGTCCTGCACCAGAGCCGAAAGCTCATGCATCGGCAGGTCGATCATGGCCGTCTCGTCCATCGCTGCTCCTTTACTGAGACGTGCTGCAGCACGTGTTGTCCGGACGCATCGCAAGAACCGTCACGACGCATTGCGGGAGATGGCGAGCCTAGCCGCCCGCCGCCGCCTTGCAAGATCCCGCCGACCCTGCCTGAGTCGCCATTCAGGAATGAGAAACGCTCGGTCCGCGGCGTCAACGTGCGAACTGTTCTGTCATTTCCTGTGATTCGACTCACGATGAACGATCTTTTCCCGCGCGAATGCGCGTTCGACGCTTGCGCGCGCGGGTGATGTTTCCTAATTTTTGGGTACGCCCGAAACGGCGAGGGACCGACTACCACCGGGGGGTGATAGCGTGGACGCCAGACAGCCCATTCCTGGGCTCAACAGAAACGAAAGCGACGCGGCCATTGCGGTCGGCGTTTTCCTCATCGGCATGCTGGTGCTGCTGTGCACCGGTCTGCTCAGCCTGCACATGCTGGCCGGCCTGCCGGACGACATGATCTACGGGATCGCGTTCGCGATGATCGTCTTTACGACGGTCTGCATCGGCGCGTTCTGGAAATCGAACATGACGCCGCGGCGCCCAGGGCCCCCACAGCTCGAGTTCCGCAATCCGGCCCGGCGTCGCCGCCGGGCTCCTGCTCGGCCGAAGCAGCTCTGAGCGCAGAAAAACTCAGACCTTGAGATCGATGACGACCGGACAGTGGTCCGAGCCGTGCACTTCGTCCCAGATCGCGGCGCCCTCGACCAGCGGCAGGAACTCGCGATTGACGAAGTGGTAGTCGATCCTCCAGCCGATATTGCGTTCGCGCGCACCGGCGCGGTAGGTCCACCACGTGTAGTCGCGCTCCTCCGCCTGGCGTCCTTCGTACAGGCGGCCCGGCGTGAAATGCCGGAAGGTATCGACCCATCCCTTGCGCAGGTATTCGCCTAGCGCGGCACGTTCTTCGGGCAGGAAACCGGTGGTGTCGCGGTTCTCCTTCGGCCTGGCCAGGTCGATCTCTTCATAGGCGGTGTTGAAGTCGCCGCAGATGACGAGGCTCTTGCCTTCGGCCCTCTCCTCTTCGATCGTCTCGAGCACCGATTCGTAGAACTCGAGCTTGAACGCGAGGCGCACGGGGTCGGGCCCGTTCGGCGTCTGGCGCCCGTTCGGGAAGTAGATGTTGTAGAGCGTGAACGCTCCGTGTTCGGTGACGAGCACTCGTCCTTCGTCGCGCTCGAACGGCAGGCCCGTCGTCACGAACAGCGCTTCCTTGCGCACCAGCGTGGCTACGCCGCTGTAGCCGGGACGGGTGGCCGGATGCCAGTAGGAGCAGTAGCCGAGCTGCTCGAGCCGCGCGAGGTCGCCCTCTGTGATCTGGCCGGGGTTGGCCTTGACCTCCTGGAGACAGACGATGTCGGGTTTTTCCCGGTCCAGGAACTCGAAAAACCCCTTCTTGACGACGGCTCGGATGCCGTTGACGTTCCACGAAACGATGCGTGTCAAAGCTTGAGCCTCTCTGCCTGGGCCGGCTGCGACGCGATCCGCAGCCCGAAGGACGTTTTTTCCGCCCGCGCCCCAGCGAGTCAAGATCACCCGTTGCAGCGCGGCGGCCGCGTTCGGGCGCATTGACTCGCGGCGCCGGCGAAGCCTAGATTCCCGCTTCCGGCTCTCCGGGTCATCCGCGGCGCGCAACTGCGCGCTGATGGGACGGCGCGCTACGGCGCGCCGATGGCGCGGCGCGCAAATGTGCGCCGATGGGCGAGAAGCTCGGACTGCGAGGACTCATGAAAACGACCGGATCCGCCCTTCCCCCGATGTCCGACAGTTTCCCGAGCTCGACGCGAGTCGTGCACAGCACCGAGATGCCCGTTCCCGCGCGTGAAATCCGGCTGTCCGCGGGCGAGGCTCCTCTTCGGGTCTACGACACGTCGGGCCCGGCGCCCTGCGAGGGAGGCGGGCTTCCGCTGCTGCGAAAGCCGTGGACCGAGCGCCGGCGCGGCCTCGGTGCGAAGAACTTCTCGCAGATGCACTGGGCGAGAAAGGGCATCGTGACCGAGGAGATGATGTTCTGCGCGATCCGCGAGAACGTCTCGCCGGAGCTGGTGCGCAGCGAGATCGCCGCGGGCCGCGCAATCCTGCCGGCCAACGTCAACCATCCCGAGCTGGAGCCGATGGTGATCGGGCGGCGCTTCCTCGTGAAGATCAACGCGAACATCGGCAATTCGGCGGTGCGCTCGTCGATCGAGGACGAGGTCGACAAGCTGCGCTGGGCGACGCGCTGGGGCGCCGACACCGTGATGGACCTTTCGACCGGCGAGGACATCCACGCCACGCGCGAAGCGATCATCCGCCACTCGCCGGTGCCGATCGGCACCGTGCCGATCTACCAGGCCCTCGAAAAAGTCGCGCGCGTCGAGGACCTTACGTTCGAGCTCTTCATGGAGACGCTCGAGGAGCAGGCCGAGCAGGGCGTCGACTACTTCACGATCCACGCCGGCGTGCGCCTTGCCTACGTGCCGCTGACTGCGCGGCGCGTGACCGGCATCGTCTCGCGCGGCGGCTCGATCATGGCGCAGTGGTGCCTGGCCCATCACCGCGAGAGTTTCCTCTACGAGCGCTTCGACGAGATCTGCGAGCTGATGAAGAAGTACGACGTCAGCTTCTCGCTCGGCGACGGTCTCCGGCCCGGCTCCACTGCCGACGCGAACGACGCCGCGCAGTTCGCCGAGCTCGACACTCTCGGCGAGCTGACGCTGAAAGCGTGGGAACACGACGTGCAGGTGATGATCGAAGGGCCGGGGCACATCCCGATGCACCTGATCCAGGAAAACATGGATCGCCAGCTTGCGGTCTGCCACGAAGCGCCGTTCTACACGCTCGGACCACTGACCACCGACATCGCGCCGGGCTACGACCACCTTACTTCGGCGATCGGCGCCGCGATGATCGGCTCGATGGGCACGGCGCTGCTCTGCTACGTGACGCCGAAGGAACACCTTGGACTGCCCGACCGCGACGACGTCAAGCAGGGCGTGATCGCGTACAAGATTGCCGCGCATGCCGCCGACCTTGCCAAGGGGCACCCCGGCGCCCGTGACCGCGACGATGCGCTGTCGAAGGCGCGCTTCGAGTTCCGCTGGCAGGACCAGTTCAACTTGTCGCTGGATCCGGAGACCGCACGCGAGTTCCACGACGAGACGCTTCCGTCGGACAACGCCAAGCACGCGCACTTCTGCTCGATGTGCGGACCGAAGTTCTGCTCGATGCGCATCACCGAACAGGTGCGCGAATACGCGCGTGACCACGGCATCGACGAAGCGCGGGCGCTGGCGGAGGGAATGCAGGACAAGGCGCGCGAGTACCGCGACATCGGCTCGCCTGCGCCGGACCGCGTCAGCGTTCAGTAGCCGGCGCTATGGGGTCAGGCACCAGGCGCCGGGATGTTCGTGCCGATTCGGCGCGAGATGCCAGCGCCTGGTGCCTGACTCCACGATTCAGCGCGACATGCCAGCGCCTGGTGCCTGACCCCATCGTCCACATAGAAAGGGCTCCAGCGCTTCGAGCACCGCCTCGGGCCTCTCCTCGTGAGGCATCAGCGATGCGTGCTTGACGCGCACCAGGCGCGCGCGTCCTTCGAACTGCGGCAGCATGCGCTCGGCATCGGATACCGGGAACGTCCTGTCGTCCTCGCCCCAGAGAAGAAGCGTCGGTCCGGCGAGCTCGCGGTGGCGCTGGCGCAGGCCGTCGACGACGTTCCACTCGATCCCCGTCAGGTAGCCGAGCATGCCGCGAAGCCGGCGCGAAGACGCGAGCACCGGGTCCACGTAGGGCGCGAGCCGCGACGGATCGTCGAACAGGCTCTTGTCCGAATAGAACTCGCCAAAACCCATTCCCGACCTCAGGTACCACTGCATCGAAAGCAGCGGACGGAACGACAGTGCGCTGCCCGGAAGCCGGGCAGCGATGCAGTACAGCGGAATCCACGGTGGCCGGTGCCCCGGGATCTCGGTGTTGATCAATGCCTGCCGCGCGATGCGCCCCGGCTCCGACAGCGCGACCAGCCGCGCGACGGTGGCGCCGGTGTCATGCGCAACGAGGCTGCACCTGTCGAGGTTGAGTCTCGCGAGCAGCAGCGCGACGCGACGAGCCTGCGCCGTGAAGCGGAAATCCGTGTCGCGATTCCACTCGCTGTCGCCGAGACCTGCCAGGTCGACGGTGATGCACGTGAAACGCGACGCGAGCGCGTCGATGAGATAGCGCCACGTGCAGCCGTGCGTCGGGAAACCGTGGACGAAGACGACCGGCGGCCCGCTTCCGAAACGGCGCACGGCCAGCGTCGCATCTTCCACGGCGTGCCTCTCGACGGCGGCAGCGGCATACATCGATGCGGCGTCGCCGCTGCGGGTCGGCGCAACTGCCGCCGCGCGCGCCGCGTTCACGCCGCTGCCCTGGTCTCCCTGGCCGCTTCGAGCACCAGTGAGAGCGCCGTCGCATCCAGGCCCGTTTGCGTGCAGAAAGCGGCCAGGTCGAAGAAGAACCTCTCGCGCGCCAGCGTCGGGCCTGCCAGCTCGAATATGCAGAAAATCGGCAGATCTGCGCTGCGGCCGGTGGCGCCCTGCCCGAGGAAACCGCCGCGCAACGTCAGCTTCGCCCGTCCCCAGCAGGCAACCTTTCCGCTGTCGCACGCGAAGCCTTCGAGGTGGACGCGGTAGTCCGGAAACGCTGCAAAGAACGTCTCGAGCTGGGCTCGCGTGTCGCTGCGGTCACTGGAGCGCACGCCGAATGCGACGGTCTCGATCGAGAAGCCGTCGTCGCAGACTAGCAGCACAGCTTCCACGTCCTGCTCGCTCTTGGCGCCGCCGTAGCAGCGCACCAGCGAGCGTCCCGTCGCCGCCTCGAGATCCGCAGTGTCGCGCGAATCCGGCGGCGGCTCGAACGCGGAGCCTGCAGCGCGCAGCGCGCTGTCATGCTCGTCGAGGTACGCAGCAACGTGCGCCGCCGTACCGTCGGCAACGTGCTCGACGAGCGCCTCGATCCTGCCGTCCCGGAAGCGCACGAGGTGATCGCCGTCGATGCGAAGCGCAGGAAGACCCGCGCGCCGCAGTTCGAGCGAGAAGCGCATCCAGATGCCATCGGGGCGCGTCACCGGTCCCTCGACGATCTCGGGGATGCGCGCGTCGAAGCGCCGGTCCACGGCATCGACTCCCGCGCGAAGACCGGCGATCACTTCGGCGCGACCGCGACCGCCGGTTCCGAGCGGCAGGGCGCCGCCGTGGATCACGTGCGTTGCTTCGTCGTGAAACCAGGCTTCGACGCCGGACCACTGGTCGGCGACGAAAGCCATCTCGAAATCGCTCATGTAACGGAAGAACAACTCGAGCTGGGTGGGCGAGGACGTCGGCATCGTCGTTTCTGCTCCTGAAGGATCGGTTCGAACCCGGCGGGGCGGCCTGATTCCGACGCGCAGGATCGCCCGGCAGCGGCTCCCCTGCCAGATCCACATTTCGGCGATTTCATGGTACCGCTTGCCCCCATGTTGTGGGTCAAGCTCGACGGGGAAGGCCCTCTTCACCGCCAGCTTTATCGGTCACTGCGAGCAGCGATCCTGGACGGGAGGCTGGGACCGGGCCACCGCCTGCCGTCGACGCGCTCGCTGGCCAAGGAGCTCGGGCTCTCGCGCAACACCGTGCTGCAGGCCATCGACCAGCTGATCGCCGAAGGCTACGCGTCCGGTCGCGTCGGCTCGGGAACGTACGTCGCGGCGGTTGCTCCCGCCCTCACCCTTGCCCTTTCCGCCCTCGGCCGTTCCGTGCCGGCGACCACGTCCGAAAAAAGAACCGGCGGCGCTCCTCGCCTGTCGGCCGCAGGAGAGCGGCTGGTCGCATTGACGTCCCACGTGCGAATGACGTGGAGCCCGTGGCCGGAGCTTCTTCCGTACGATTTCCGCTACGGCGAACCGTCGCTGCGAGACCTGCCGATGGATACCTGGTCGCGGCTTCTCGCGCGGCGCGCGCGGCGGCTTTCTGCCAGGAGACTGGCCTACCAGCCGCCGGGTGGCGCCATCGAGCTTCGCGAAGCACTGGCCGGCTACCTCGCGCGCGCGCGCGGCGTCGTCTCGTCGCCGGACAACATCGTCATCGTGCACGGCTCGCAGCAGGCGATCGATCTTGCGGCGAGGCTTCTCGTCGATCCCGGCGACAACGTCGTTCTCGAAGAGCCGCACTACACGGGATTCTCGCTTTGCCTGGCCGCTGCCGGTGCGAGCCTGGTGCACATCCCGGTCGACGAGCACGGTCTTCGCACCGACGACCTCGAGAAGGTGGAGAAGGCACGCCTGGCGTGCGTCACTCCGTCCCACCAGTATCCGATGGGCTCGGTGCTCGCGCTGCCGCGGCGCCTGGCGCTGGTGGACTGGGCGCGGCGGCGCGATGCGTGGATCTTCGAAGACGATTACGACGGCGAGTTCCGCTACGACGGCAAACCGATCGAATGCCTGCAGGCCCTCGACCCCGATGGCCGCGTGATCTACGCGGGAACGGCATCCAAGCTGCTGTTCCCGTCACTCCGGATCGGCTGGCTCGTCGCGCCGGCATCCCTTGTGACGCACTTCGTTTCGGCCAAGGCGCTGGTCGATACCGGCACACCGACCATCGAGCAGCTCGCACTCGCCGATTTCATCACCGAAGGACACCTGGAGCGCCACGCCAGGCGCGCGCGTCTTCGCATGGCGACGCGGCGCGACGCGCTTCTCGAGGCGGCCGACGCCGAGCTGGCAGGCCGCGTGCGCGTGCTCGGCGCCGGGGCCGGCCTTCACGTGCTCCTGCAGATTCCGGACGTCGACGCGCGCGACGTGCCGCGCCTGAGGCAGCTTGCGCGCGACCTCGGTGTGGGCGTGTATCCCGCCGCGATGTTCTACGCGCACCCTCCGGCCCATGCCGAGCTGCTGCTCGGCTACGCGGCACTCGGCGAGGATACGATCCGCGAAGGAATCCGCCGCCTGCGTCTCGCCTTGGACGCGCTTCAGGCATAGGCGCCGCCACCGCTCGCCGGATTTGCTTCGCTGGCGGCGCGCGTTATGCAGCCGCATGCCCAGCGTCACCGCGATCTACCACCGTGCCAAGCAGACCAACATCTACCCGCTTGCCGACGACCGCTTCCTGATCGAAGCGCTGCTGCGCGACGAGGTGCACGACGTCGTCGTCGAAGTCGAGGTGATGCACCCCTCGCTCGAGATCGTCGCCGCGCGAAGCCAGATCCGCAACGGTCCGTTCACGAACGTCTGCAACATGACGCACGTCAACATGGAACGGCTCGTCGGCATGAAGGTCGGCCGCGGCTTCACCACCTCGGCCCGCGCCGCAGTCGGCGGCACCGGCGGGTGCCATCGCATCTCGGAGCTGGTCGTCGAAATTGCGCAGGCCGCCTACCAGCTCCATTTCGTCCGCTACTTCCAGAGCGTTCCGAAGGAGATCCGCGAAAAGGCCGACGTGCCGATCGACCGCTGGCGCTCGGTCAACGCGTCGATTCCGGGCATGCGCAACACCTGTTTCACCTACAGCGACGAGCGCGAGCAGACGATCGCCGACAAGGCCGAGCCGCTGCGGCTGCTCGACCAGCAGATGCCGGAGCGCACCTTGGGGACAGGCACCAGCCCCTTCAACTCGGTGCCGACCGGGGACAGGCACCAGCCCCTCGACCGGGCGCCAATGAAGAGTTGATGCGGCTGGTGCCTGTCCCCCCTCGACCTGGCGCCGACGAAGAGTTGAAAGCGGCTGGTGCCTGTCCCCATCAACGCCCCATCACCGCGCACGCGTTGCCATCAGCCGTGCGCGCGTAGCCTCGTACACGCCAAAGTCGCCCTGCGAGAACAGCACCATTCTCACGAGGTCGAAATCCGACGGCCTTTCGTCGAGCACCGCCAGGATCGTCGTCAGCGCGACTTCGGCGGCCTCGGCAATCGGGTAACGGTAGGCGCCCGTGCTGAGCGACGGAAAGGCGACGGAGCGGCATCCGATCGACGCGGCGACGGCCAAGCTCGTGGCATAAGCGGACGCGAGCAGCCCGGCTTCACCGCGATGTCCCCCACTCCAGACCGGACCGACGGCGTGGACGACGGCGCGCGCCGCAAGGCGGCCTGCCGTCGTCGCGACCGCGCCGCCGGTGGGGCAGCCGCCCTGCTCGGCGCGAATGCGGTCGCACTCGGCCATGATCTGCGGCCCGCCGCCGCGGTGAATCGCACCGTCGACGCCCCCGCCGCCCGCCAGTCGCGAATTTGCGGCATTGACGATCGCGTCCACCTGCTGGTGGGTGATGTCGCCGACGACCAGCGAGAGCTTGGCCATGGCGCGACTGTTAGCCCGCGCCCGCGGACAACGCACGGCCCGCGATGACCGGCGCCGGCACGATCAGGTGGATCAGGTAGCCGACAAGCCCGGTAGCAGCGAAGCGAGCGACGGCGGAATGGCAAAGCGGAACACCCGACCGAGCACGCTGCCGTACTGCTCTGCCAGGCTCCCGGTGTTGTATGGGATCCCGTACTGTTCGCAGAGATCGCGCACGCGTTCGGCGATGCGCGGATAGCGCCATGCCGGCAGGTCCGGGAACAGGTGATGCTCGATCTGGTGCGACAGGTGCCCCGTCATCACGTGGAACCAGGATGAGCCTTCGATGTTCGCCGAACCGAGAAGCTGGCGCCAGTACCAGTGCCCACGGCTCTCGCCCTCGATTTCGTCGCGCGTGAACACCTGCGTGCCTTCAGGGAAATGCCCGCAGAAGATGATGACGTTGGTCCACACGTTGCGGATGCCGTTGGCCATCAGGTTCGCCAGCAGCACGCGCGGCGCGTTCCAGGGCGTCAGCAGCGGGAACAGCACGTAGTCCTTCGCGAGCTGGCGGCCGGCCTTGCGCAGGAACTGGCGCCATTTCCGGGGAAATTCCGCCCGACGCTCCTCGGCCTCCTTGCTGTCCGTGCGTCCGAACATCACGCGCACCGGGTCCATGTCGTGCAGGCCGACTCCCCACTGGAACAGCAGCGCGAGCGCGACGTTGTTGATCGGCTGGAACAGGTGCTTGGTGGTCCAGTGCTGCTCGCTGCTGACGCGGATGAGCCCGTAGCCGACGTCGCGATCGAGGCCGAGCACGTTCGTGAACGTGTGGTGCTCGTAGTTGTGGTAGTGGCGCCACTGCGAGGAATCGCAGACGTTGTCCCACTCGTAAGTGCGCGAGTCGAGGGTGGAATCGTTCATCCAGTCGTACTGGCCGTGCATGACGTTGTGGCCGATCTCCATGTTCTCGAGGATCTTGGCCAGCGACAGCGCCGCGACGCCGACCACGAAGCTGGCCGGGTCGATGCCGAGCCCGATCATCGCGCGGCCGGCGATCGCGCTCGCGCGGGCCAGACGCACGATGCGCCGGATGTGCGCGGCGTCGCTCTCGCCGAGATCGTCGAGCACTTCGTTTCGCAGCGCATCGAGCTCCGCACCGATCGCATCGAGCTCTTCGTTTGTCGGCTTCCTCGATTCCATTGCATTCTCCTGTGGCGCGGCCGTCGATCTCGCGAGCGAAGGCTTCATAGTTCGAGCACGACCGGCGTCACCGCGGTCGAGATGCAGAGCTGGATGGTGCCGGCGCCGTCATCGCTCGTGCGCCCGTCGCGGACATCGCTCGTGCGCCCGGAAATCTTCGCGCACTTGCAGGTGTGGCAGACGCCCATGCGGCAGCCGTAAACCGGAGCGAGCCCGGCTCTTTCGGCCGCCGCCAGCAGTGTTTCGCCCGGCTTGGCCTCGAAGCGGATGCCGGATCGGCTGGCTTCGACCGGCACGGCTTCTGCCGTGACCGGCGCCCAGGACGCGAGGGAGAAGCGCTCGAAGCGAAGATTCGACGCCAGGCCCGCCTCGTTCCACGCGCCGCGCACCGTTTGCTGGAAACCGTCCGGGCCGCAGACGTAGACGAGGGCATCGGCCCAGTCGCGCGCAAGGGGCGCAAGGTGCGGCTGGTCGATGCGGCCGTGGGTTGCGGTTTCGTGCAGCGTCATCTCGAGCCACGGGCTTCGCGCGGCCAGGGCTTCGAGCTCCTTGCCAAAGATCGCGTCGGCTGCGGTGGCCGTCGAGTAGAGCAGGCGAACGCGGGGCTGCACGGCACCCGGCCGGTCCAGCTCCCGCAGCATCGCCATGACAGGAGTGATGCCGCTTCCTGCGGCAAGAAATACCAGGTGCGACGGCAGTGCGCGCGGGAGCACGAACTCTCCGCCGGGCGCCGCCAGCGTCACCACGTCGCCGGCGCGCGCGACATCGTTCCACCACGTCGAGACTTTTCCGCCCGCGTGACGCTTGACGGTGATCGCGAGGAGCCCGTCGCGGCGCCGCGGCGACGACAGGCTGAAGGTGCGCATGAGGCGCCGCCCGCCGATCTCCACCTCGACCGTGACGTGCTGCCCGGCGCGATGCCCCGGCCACAGCGCGTTCGGCTTCAGCACCAGGGTGCGCGCATCCCGGCTTTCGCGGACGGCGGCAACGACGCGGGCGCGGATCCTCGACAGCGACAGGGTCGTGCCGGTCATCGCGAGCAGGTCGTCGATCGCAGCGGAATCGTTCAGCGGGCGCAGCCACGGGCTGCGAAGAAGCGCGAGGACCGGTGCAGTGGTTTCGGCGAGAACAGTGCTCATGGAACTCCCTCGGGAAGATCTGGTGAACACTTGTGTACCGAAAATCCGGTTCTGTCAACAGTTGTGCACCGAAATCGCCGGCCACCTCTGGCAAATGCTCGTATTTCCTGATTTTCATGCGTCTGGATATGGCTACAGGCGTTCATCGAAAGAGCAGGGTGATGCCCCCGGCCGGCAAATCCGGGGCGGCCCCGCGGCGCAACGAGGCCGACGTCGCAGCCCCGCCCCATCCGGGGCCGTCGCGCACGG
This region of Candidatus Binatia bacterium genomic DNA includes:
- a CDS encoding 2Fe-2S iron-sulfur cluster-binding protein; the encoded protein is MSTVLAETTAPVLALLRSPWLRPLNDSAAIDDLLAMTGTTLSLSRIRARVVAAVRESRDARTLVLKPNALWPGHRAGQHVTVEVEIGGRRLMRTFSLSSPRRRDGLLAITVKRHAGGKVSTWWNDVARAGDVVTLAAPGGEFVLPRALPSHLVFLAAGSGITPVMAMLRELDRPGAVQPRVRLLYSTATAADAIFGKELEALAARSPWLEMTLHETATHGRIDQPHLAPLARDWADALVYVCGPDGFQQTVRGAWNEAGLASNLRFERFSLASWAPVTAEAVPVEASRSGIRFEAKPGETLLAAAERAGLAPVYGCRMGVCHTCKCAKISGRTSDVRDGRTSDDGAGTIQLCISTAVTPVVLEL